The Echinicola rosea genome has a segment encoding these proteins:
- a CDS encoding polysaccharide lyase, protein MKTNKVIRIAQNLVVFALLITSMSALAQDTDLTGGVSSSGQIPPHPPRLPEGEIPAFPGAWGGGMFTSGGRGGKVIAVTNLNDRGEGSLRAALESEGPRIVVFRVAGNIKISDDINIDHPHVTIAGQSAPGDGICLQGTLNINTHNVIMRHLRVRRGVPQGGQGDDNIGGNPEDHIIIDHCSTSWGMDENISLYRHMRSSLDGKTRIKDPAKHITIQWTISSEALDTRGHAFGGTWGGNPSTFHHNLFACNTARNPSIGMSGDFDFRNNVIFNWQHRTMDGGDETSQINVINNYYKPGPATNENMKAVFARIESRHMYSPGSAWAAGGWYPEADDRPGKWYVAGNIMYGNQSISLDNWKGMRGPTSLAKVNTPFVGWPVAPHQTANEAFEAVLEKAGATLPKRDAVDQRVTQMVRTGQPSTPTGVIKDISEVGGYPDLQFEVNEVPVDSDGDGMPDEWEQKHGLDPQNGKDGAMDSDGDGYTNVEEYLNGTDPNENIDYRNLGNNVDSIS, encoded by the coding sequence ATGAAGACAAACAAAGTAATCCGAATAGCCCAAAACCTGGTTGTTTTTGCTCTCTTAATTACATCAATGAGTGCTTTGGCACAGGATACAGATCTTACTGGGGGAGTCTCGTCGTCCGGTCAGATTCCGCCGCATCCTCCTCGCTTACCAGAAGGGGAGATACCCGCCTTTCCAGGAGCGTGGGGTGGAGGCATGTTTACTTCGGGAGGCCGTGGCGGAAAAGTAATCGCCGTGACCAACCTGAACGATCGAGGAGAAGGCAGCCTCAGAGCGGCTTTAGAATCCGAAGGACCCCGGATTGTAGTTTTTAGGGTAGCTGGTAATATTAAGATATCGGATGACATCAATATAGATCATCCGCATGTCACTATTGCAGGTCAGTCTGCTCCAGGAGATGGTATCTGCCTTCAAGGCACCCTTAACATCAATACGCATAATGTTATTATGCGACATCTGCGGGTTCGACGCGGCGTTCCGCAAGGGGGACAAGGAGACGATAATATCGGTGGTAATCCTGAGGATCATATCATTATCGACCATTGCTCTACCAGTTGGGGCATGGATGAAAACATTTCACTCTATAGGCATATGCGGTCATCTCTTGATGGAAAAACTAGAATAAAGGATCCGGCAAAGCACATCACGATTCAGTGGACCATTTCCAGTGAGGCCTTGGACACAAGAGGGCATGCTTTTGGTGGTACTTGGGGAGGAAATCCATCTACTTTTCATCATAATCTTTTTGCATGTAATACGGCAAGAAACCCATCCATTGGGATGTCAGGAGATTTTGACTTTCGTAACAATGTCATCTTCAACTGGCAACACCGTACCATGGACGGTGGGGATGAAACCTCGCAAATCAATGTGATCAACAATTACTATAAACCCGGTCCTGCTACCAATGAGAACATGAAGGCCGTGTTTGCGCGAATCGAGTCCCGTCATATGTATTCACCGGGAAGTGCTTGGGCCGCAGGCGGTTGGTATCCAGAGGCGGATGACAGGCCAGGTAAATGGTATGTCGCCGGAAATATCATGTACGGAAACCAATCTATAAGCCTTGACAATTGGAAAGGGATGCGCGGGCCGACATCGCTTGCGAAGGTCAATACGCCCTTCGTAGGGTGGCCGGTAGCGCCGCACCAGACCGCAAATGAGGCTTTTGAGGCTGTTCTGGAGAAAGCAGGGGCGACCTTGCCCAAGCGTGATGCAGTGGACCAACGTGTCACCCAAATGGTACGTACCGGCCAGCCTTCGACCCCAACAGGAGTAATTAAGGATATTTCAGAAGTAGGTGGGTACCCCGATTTGCAATTCGAAGTAAATGAGGTTCCCGTGGACAGCGATGGGGATGGAATGCCGGATGAATGGGAGCAAAAACATGGTCTTGATCCACAAAATGGTAAAGATGGGGCAATGGACAGCGATGGAGATGGCTATACCAATGTAGAAGAGTACCTAAACGGTACCGATCCTAATGAAAATATAGACTATAGAAACCTCGGCAATAACGTGGATAGCATCAGTTGA
- a CDS encoding GTP-binding protein: protein MNSTRQKLPVTVLSGFLGAGKTTILNHVLHNREGLKVAVIVNDMSEINVDAQMIENQVKLSRTEEKLVEMSNGCICCTLREDLIEEVQKLAIQGKFDYLIIESTGISEPIPVAQTFTFETGEPLLDLDKLTRLDTMVTVVDALNFLQDYTSADKLADRQMQEGQEDDRSIVHLLTDQVEFADVIILNKIDLVTIPQLEMVKALIKKLNPVAKLIETTRGKVSPHQIINTGLFDFDKASQSAGWIQELNNQHTPETEEYGIGSFVFREKRPFHPQRFWKFITKNWPSAVLRSKGLFWIASRPDQALLWNQAGKSVQAEPYGKWWASIPQAEWQNHPYYSEIKKSLHNNWHPDFGDRTNELVIIGTVLDQNQIEHELQTCLCSYEEALRLDPASFEDPFP from the coding sequence ATGAATTCAACCCGTCAAAAGCTCCCAGTAACTGTCCTAAGTGGCTTTTTGGGTGCTGGAAAAACCACAATCCTAAACCACGTCCTCCACAATCGCGAAGGCCTGAAAGTGGCCGTAATCGTCAATGACATGAGCGAGATCAACGTCGATGCCCAAATGATAGAAAATCAGGTCAAGCTTTCAAGGACAGAAGAAAAACTCGTAGAGATGAGCAATGGCTGCATCTGTTGCACCCTGAGGGAGGACCTCATAGAGGAAGTCCAAAAGTTGGCAATCCAAGGCAAGTTCGATTACCTTATCATAGAAAGCACGGGGATTTCGGAACCCATTCCTGTTGCTCAGACCTTTACTTTCGAAACGGGAGAGCCACTACTGGATCTGGATAAGCTCACACGGTTGGACACCATGGTTACGGTGGTGGATGCACTAAATTTCTTGCAAGATTATACCTCTGCTGATAAACTGGCAGACCGACAGATGCAAGAAGGACAAGAAGATGACAGATCCATCGTACACCTGCTTACAGACCAGGTAGAGTTTGCAGATGTAATTATCCTGAACAAGATTGACTTGGTAACAATTCCACAGCTGGAAATGGTAAAAGCACTGATCAAAAAGCTCAATCCTGTGGCAAAACTGATCGAAACTACACGTGGTAAGGTATCACCACACCAAATCATCAATACAGGACTGTTTGACTTTGATAAAGCTTCCCAGTCAGCGGGATGGATTCAAGAGCTGAACAACCAACACACACCTGAAACGGAAGAATATGGCATTGGCTCATTTGTATTCAGGGAGAAAAGACCATTTCATCCACAGAGGTTTTGGAAGTTTATCACGAAAAACTGGCCATCGGCTGTTTTGAGAAGCAAAGGGCTGTTTTGGATAGCTTCCAGACCTGACCAGGCACTTCTCTGGAACCAAGCTGGAAAATCTGTCCAAGCAGAGCCTTACGGCAAATGGTGGGCTTCTATCCCACAGGCTGAATGGCAAAACCATCCGTACTATTCCGAAATCAAAAAATCCCTCCATAATAACTGGCATCCAGACTTTGGAGACCGTACAAATGAGTTGGTGATCATCGGCACCGTGCTGGACCAAAACCAAATCGAACACGAACTTCAAACTTGTTTATGCTCTTATGAAGAAGCCCTCCGTCTGGACCCCGCTTCATTTGAGGATCCCTTTCCTTAA
- a CDS encoding MerC domain-containing protein, whose protein sequence is MKTIFKDSPLDFFGISASLLCGIHCAALPFILFLTPLAGLKFLSEPWIEYSVLVISFIFATLSLGHGYRKHHHRPLPLSIAASGFMIIGIGHLLHDHHTHSLSHIIISVGACIIALSHFINWKYIYR, encoded by the coding sequence ATGAAAACCATATTCAAAGACAGTCCATTGGATTTTTTTGGAATCTCTGCATCTCTTCTTTGCGGTATCCATTGTGCTGCCCTGCCGTTCATTCTCTTCCTGACACCCCTCGCAGGACTCAAGTTTCTTTCTGAACCTTGGATCGAGTATAGTGTACTGGTCATCAGCTTTATCTTTGCGACCCTTTCGCTAGGGCATGGATATCGAAAGCACCACCACCGTCCTTTACCGTTGAGTATTGCAGCATCAGGTTTTATGATTATTGGGATCGGTCATCTTCTACATGACCATCATACCCACAGTCTCAGCCACATTATCATAAGCGTAGGAGCTTGCATCATCGCCTTGTCCCATTTCATCAACTGGAAATACATATACCGTTAA
- a CDS encoding sulfatase family protein, whose protein sequence is MKTHVLLLFLLGSITHYAIGQEVKDNRPNIVFCLADDWGWPHAGAYGDSLINTPNFDWLAKEGALFNHAYVSSPSCTPSRNAFITGKYHWELGAGANLWSTLPVEHQSFIHLLADEGYVTGRTKAKTWGPGDLESWISHHGAHPSNKAYKDFEEFVTNTAAKERPFFFWLGSADPHRPYQKGVGQKNGIDPSKVHLFKHYPDVETVRSDVADYYWEVQRWDSLVGSVIAQLKALDVLDNTIIIVTGDHGMPFPRGKGNLYDSGVRVPFAVYWGSQVLKGRQVEDYISFADIAPTLLEAAGVAVPTDMTGQSFLDILTSERSGRVDPQNRSDIVFGRERHVPAQEKPNLGGYPSRGYRNDDFLYIRNYQPALWPAGTGLLGSTNYPNQWYADCDGGPTKDYIIANKDKNLEHIFAYQLCFAKRPAEELYDLKKDPDQLINVAAQADYAEVLESLRQKLQQRLLELNDPRASDPDYDGFDNHPYLGGGGGKKP, encoded by the coding sequence ATGAAAACACATGTTTTATTGCTATTTCTTCTTGGCTCAATTACGCATTATGCCATTGGGCAGGAAGTAAAGGACAACCGTCCAAATATTGTTTTTTGTCTTGCCGATGATTGGGGCTGGCCGCATGCAGGGGCATATGGAGACAGCCTGATAAACACCCCAAACTTTGATTGGCTTGCCAAGGAAGGCGCACTCTTTAATCATGCCTATGTTTCCAGCCCTTCTTGTACGCCCAGTAGGAATGCCTTTATTACCGGAAAATATCATTGGGAGCTTGGTGCTGGGGCTAATCTTTGGAGCACACTTCCTGTGGAACATCAGAGTTTTATCCATCTTTTAGCGGATGAAGGCTATGTTACGGGAAGGACTAAAGCAAAAACCTGGGGACCTGGAGATCTTGAAAGCTGGATTTCCCACCATGGAGCGCATCCCTCCAATAAGGCTTACAAAGATTTTGAGGAGTTTGTCACCAATACGGCGGCAAAAGAAAGGCCATTCTTTTTTTGGCTTGGTTCTGCGGATCCTCACCGGCCATATCAAAAAGGTGTGGGCCAGAAGAACGGCATAGACCCGTCGAAAGTCCACCTGTTCAAGCATTATCCAGACGTGGAAACGGTGCGAAGTGATGTGGCCGATTATTACTGGGAAGTGCAGCGATGGGACAGCCTGGTGGGATCGGTCATTGCGCAGCTCAAGGCCTTGGATGTGCTGGACAACACCATCATTATCGTGACGGGAGACCATGGTATGCCCTTTCCACGGGGTAAAGGCAATCTATACGATTCGGGTGTTCGCGTGCCTTTTGCTGTGTACTGGGGGAGTCAGGTGTTAAAAGGCCGCCAGGTGGAGGATTATATTTCCTTTGCGGATATTGCCCCGACGTTATTGGAAGCGGCTGGTGTGGCAGTACCCACTGATATGACGGGCCAGAGCTTTCTGGATATTTTAACGTCAGAAAGATCAGGAAGGGTCGATCCGCAAAACCGTTCCGACATCGTGTTTGGTAGAGAACGGCATGTGCCTGCCCAAGAAAAGCCCAACTTGGGAGGCTATCCCTCCCGTGGATATCGTAATGACGATTTCCTTTATATCCGAAATTACCAACCTGCCTTATGGCCGGCGGGAACCGGACTGCTGGGATCGACCAATTATCCAAATCAATGGTACGCGGATTGCGATGGCGGCCCCACCAAGGATTATATCATTGCCAATAAGGACAAGAATCTGGAGCACATTTTTGCTTATCAACTCTGCTTTGCAAAAAGACCTGCAGAGGAGCTTTATGATCTAAAAAAAGACCCAGACCAGCTGATCAATGTTGCTGCACAGGCAGACTATGCTGAGGTGTTGGAAAGTCTCCGGCAAAAGCTACAGCAAAGACTACTTGAGTTAAACGATCCACGGGCCTCAGATCCGGATTATGATGGATTTGACAACCATCCCTATTTAGGGGGAGGAGGTGGAAAAAAACCATAG